CCTTCGACGCGCCGCCCGGCGCGGCCTTTCACGGCGCGCGCAGCCTTTGGGCGGCGCTGGCCTGCGTCGCGGCGTTCGTCGCCGTCATGGCGGTTTACAGGCGGTGGAGTTTTTAAAAAAGAAAACGGCGAGATCGGGAAAAGTTTTCCCGGCCTCGCCGTTTTTTTATGCCGTGCCGCCGCGCGGCTTCACTGAGACTTCGCCGGACTGCAGATACTCTTCGGCGCCGTCCTCGTAGCGGACGTGCAGCCGGAACTCGCCGTCGATGTCCAGCGCGCGCGCCGGACGGCGCTCCGCCCCCTCGACGACGTCAACGTCCTTGCCCGTCAGGAACGAACGCTCCCGGTAGCCTTGCAGGAACGCTTTTTCGCCCAGGTTTTCGTAGAAGCGCCAGAAGCGTTCGACGATCTCGGCGACGATCCGGTTGCGCTTCTCGGGATCGTAATCCGCCTCGCCGAAGACGCTGGTCACGATCGGTTCCAGCTCGTCGGGGAAGCCGCCCGCCGGCGGGCGCATGTTGACGCCGATGCCGAGCACCGCGTAGGCGAGGCGGTTCGTCTCCATGTCGAAAGCCGCTTCGGTGAGGATGCCGCACGCCTTTTTGCCGCGCAGGTAGACGTCGTTGACCCATTTGATCTGCGCCTTTCCCCCCGCGACGTGCTCGATGGCTTCCGCCACGGCCACCGCGGCGGCCGTCGTGATGTACAGCGACTGCGAGGCGCTGCACGAGGGCCGCAGCAGCAAACTCATGTAAACGCCGCTGCCGGCGGGGGAGTAAAAGCGGCGGTTCATGCGCCCCCTGCCGGCCGTCTGTTCCGCGGCGACGAGGATCTTCCCCTCCGGCGCGCCTTTTTCGGCCATCGCTTTCAGCACCGCGTTGGTGCTGGTCACGGATTTGCGGACTTCAACGTCCCAGCGGGCCGCGC
The Pyramidobacter piscolens W5455 genome window above contains:
- a CDS encoding biotin--[acetyl-CoA-carboxylase] ligase, whose translation is MTTKDEVLKILARSQGQYVSGEDLARRLSLSRNAVWRAVKSLRGEGCSIDAATRRGYRLNETPDILSPQAVEKYFSRRAARWDVEVRKSVTSTNAVLKAMAEKGAPEGKILVAAEQTAGRGRMNRRFYSPAGSGVYMSLLLRPSCSASQSLYITTAAAVAVAEAIEHVAGGKAQIKWVNDVYLRGKKACGILTEAAFDMETNRLAYAVLGIGVNMRPPAGGFPDELEPIVTSVFGEADYDPEKRNRIVAEIVERFWRFYENLGEKAFLQGYRERSFLTGKDVDVVEGAERRPARALDIDGEFRLHVRYEDGAEEYLQSGEVSVKPRGGTA